From one Pecten maximus chromosome 8, xPecMax1.1, whole genome shotgun sequence genomic stretch:
- the LOC117333493 gene encoding serine/arginine repetitive matrix protein 2-like, producing MTKRIDHRILQSSSLYAPSSGLTNSHVQQIQSHEGQSSRSLNDMGSDRPHAVPQFRHHAQFHSERPGQALGTQNRGPLITEEDLQRYNVNFTDPGAYQRYQQVLARENSTGETYAKFSSDPYHGQTVQQEPPIELVDSIYNRVLRNEDPRHRNQMPQGAFEGSYLDARNDSNADLRNEDPHHRNHMPQGAFEGSYLDARNDSNADLTETEKALLSRIYKEYGAAHLSAGVPQWSTSLTNGHSVPSSNEVSMSTPSSGPIPTFKTLQEQQTSWMQMFQTLEERHEQEMKHQLRQHKDTIFNIQQRMENELFDQQQQLKHKLKVHKKALEDSSFNSTAESQTPDTYRGEVRSPYISPRQNTDKSPRQAQNRDSTRNPREHSPSWREIYQEVRQSLEDHPPVRRSLDGEFTLAPRESPSQRAHSSPPTLTTPPRTRSPERPRSPRPKSPPRSRLQRSKSPPMSRSSRARSPPRSRSPEMRSPPRSRSPKARSRSPKAVSPPRARSRSPPVSRSYLERMTGDAGEVPPRAGVYSSPMPIRRGKGSQSKVSPSAKPRTPPRNKEIYPLIVSPSMSEKRQSSVLQRELEDRHRERVEQQESFNSELYSSATLSDDVHLSSSTRVGLREKHAKHMADLREYYEKELQGLRQALRASDSDTAIGHKSLQHFVSENESLHHEIGLQREKVSELEDKLSLSDRRNYDIEQKVKALEARAAEYADFYKEAQDKISTFRSTVEELQYRIGEKDDLLEQLRAENNAHKNNLKKAKKVQEDQATYIHRDRTALEKLVEQFQANERERSILKESVNDLENKLYDARTENVEMKRTITKLELENRRLGRENDNLHHKISQGISHTISGSIYNSLNESLAVQQEALALDHRHPSPARPASKPTPTQTNHASSRHHTDHTSSRLHPQSDSHSPTRSQPVSAPYVDNSGLNNSVHQSQENVLNGSFHRSEDTLLVRTPPRSTRSRSQLEREDDLIPVTSPIMRAEEELYRLRDVLRNSPTPSREPAQPKLQKKKFYGSDVVTQSRRADMSPDRRSDNLKLKKKSTPSSPLVKSSKHSKLEPPHSKSRSSRKTTQTLVKDQNGKEDFSSQTRFDVNADNQVPRSPGDGQHNGVVWTNKKPPGGDNSSVTHNEDRKKKKEAVEPTMTVDQMLDRVRAGDYLSRPDWEDKYTSMASKPKASPASPRQPTSREDRIKERLRSIGDLEHRYDDLNTEKRQLESALSRLPSHGKSRKKKEEIEDNLDRVERELGSVRMSLKRYNVLKSTI from the exons ATGACGAAAAGAATCGATCACAGAATTCTTCAGTCCTCAAGTTTATATGCTCCTAGTTCAGGACTAACAAATTCTCATGTACAACAAATTCAAAGTCATGAAGGACAGTCTTCAAGATCATTGAATGACATGGGATCAGATAGACCACATGCTGTGCCACAATTCAGACATCATGCCCAGTTTCATAGTGAGCGTCCTGGTCAGGCTCTGGGTACACAGAATAGGGGACCTCTCATCACAGAGGAGGACTTACAGCGATATAATGTGAACTTCACTGACCCTGGGGCCTATCAGCGATACCAACAGGTACTGGCCAGGGAAAACAGTACTGGTGAAACATACGCCAAATTCTCGTCGGACCCATATCATGGTCAAACTGTACAACAGGAACCACCCATAGAGTTAGTGGATAGTATTTACAACCGAGTGCTACGTAATGAAGATCCCCGTCACAGAAACCAGATGCCACAAGGAGCATTTGAGGGTAGTTATCTTGATGCCAGGAATGATTCCAATGCTGACTTACGTAATGAAGATCCCCATCACAGAAACCATATGCCACAAGGAGCATTTGAGGGTAGTTATCTTGATGCCAGGAATGATTCCAATGCTGACTTAACTGAGACGGAGAAAGCTTTACTGTCCCGTATCTACAAGGAGTATGGAGCAGCACACCTGAGTGCTGGTGTGCCCCAGTGGTCAACCTCACTTACCAATGGCCACAGTGTCCCCAGTAGTAATGAGGTCTCGATGTCCACTCCAAGCTCTGGACCAATACCAACATTTAAAACTCTGCAAGAACaacag ACTAGCTGGATGCAGATGTTCCAGACTCTGGAGGAGAGACATGAGCAGGAGATGAAACACCAGCTTCGTCAACACAAGGACACCATATTTAATATTCAACAGAGGATGGAGAATGAACTGTTTGATCAGCAACAGCAGCTCAAGCACAAACTCAAGGTTCATAAAAAGGCTTTGGAGGACAGTTCATTCAACAGCACTGCCGAGTCACAGACACCAGATACTTATAG AGGTGAAGTGAGATCTCCATACATATCCCCAAGACAGAACACAGACAAATCCCCAAGACAAGCCCAAAACAGGGATTCAACAAGAAATCCTCGCGAACACTCTCCCTCCTGGCGTGAAATTTACCAGGAAGTCAGGCAGTCACTTGAGGATCATCCACCTGTTCGGCGATCACTGGATGGTGAGTTTACTCTTGCCCCTAGAGAGTCACCATCACAGAGGGCTCACAGTTCACCCCCAACATTAACAACACCTCCGAGGACAAGGTCACCAGAAAGACCTAGATCACCACGGCCAAAATCTCCACCAAGATCAAGACTCCAACGGTCAAAATCTCCACCTATGTCAAGATCATCAAGGGCAAGGTCACCACCTAGGTCGAGGTCACCTGAAATGAGATCACCACCAAGGTCAAGATCTCCGAAAGCAAGGTCAAGATCCCCTAAGGCAGTATCACCACCCAGAGCTAGATCAAGGTCACCTCCAGTATCTAGATCCTATCTAGAGAGGATGACTGGCGATGCAGGTGAGGTACCTCCCAGGGCTGGAGTATACAGCAGTCCCATGCCCATACGCCGAGGGAAAGGCAGTCAGTCAAAG GTGTCTCCATCAGCCAAACCAAGAACACCTCCTAGAAACAAGGAAATCTACCCcctgattgtctccccttccATGAGCGAGAAACGCCAGAGTTCTGTACTACAGAGGGAGCTAGAGGACCGACATCGTGAACGTGTGGAGCAGCAGGAGAGTTTTAACTCAGAGCTGTATAGCTCAGCCACCCTGTCTGATGACGTTCATCTTTCATCTAG caCAAGAGTCGGATTGAGAGAAAAGCATGCCAAGCACATGGCAGACCTCCGTGAATACTATGAGAAGGAGCTTCAGGGATTGAGGCAGGCACTCAGAGCTTCTGATAGTGACACTGCCATTGGACACAAATCACTTCAGCATTTTGTATCAGAAAATGAGAGTTTACATCATGAGATTGGGCTACAGAGAGAGAAGGTTTCTGAATTAGAGGACAAACTGAGCTTGTCTGACAG GAGGAACTATGACATTGAACAGAAAGTGAAAGCTTTGGAGGCCAGGGCT GCTGAATATGCTGACTTCTACAAAGAGGCCCAGGATAAGATTTCCACATTCCGCTCTACAGTAGAGGAGCTACAGTATCGTATTGGAGAGAAGGACGACTTACTAGAACAGCTGAGGGCAGAGAACAACGCACATAAAAACAACCTGAAAAAGGCTAAAAAG GTACAAGAAGATCAGGCTACCTACATACACAGGGACCGTACAGCTTTGGAGAAG ttGGTAGAACAGTTCCAGGCCAATGAGAGGGAGCGTAGCATACTCAAG GAATCGGTTAATGATCTAGAAAATAAACTGTATGATGCTAGGACAGAGAATGTGGAGATGAAGAG AACCATCACGAAGTTAGAGTTGGAGAACAGGAGACTGGGCAGGGAAAACGATAACCTACACCATAAAATCTCCCAGGGTATCAG TCACACAATATCCGGCTCTATCTACAACAGTTTAAATGAGTCCTTGGCAGTTCAGCAGGAAGCACTGGCCCTAGACCATCGCCACCCTTCTCCTGCCAGGCCTGCCAGTAAGCCTACCCCAACTCAAACCAACCATGCTTCTTCCAGACATCACACAGATCACACCTCATCTAGGCTCCATCCTCAATCTGATAGCCACTCTCCTACAAGGTCACAACCTGTATCAGCACCTTATGTGGACAATAGTGGCCTAAACAACTCTGTACACCAAAGTCAGGAGAATGTTCTGAATGGATCCTTCCATCGATCAGAGGACACTTT ATTGGTGAGAACACCACCCAGAAgtacaaggtcaaggtcacaactAGAGAGGGAGGATGATCTGATTCCTGTGACCTCTCCAATCATGCGGGCAGAAGAGGAGCTCTACCGATTGCGAGACGTCTTACGGAACTCTCCCACACCATCAAGGGAGCCTGCTCAGCCAAAATTACAGAAGAAAAAGTTCTATGGTAGTGATGTGGTTACGCAAAGTCGACGGGCAGATATGTCCCCAGACAGGCGCTCAGACAATTTGAAACTGAAGAAAAAATCAACTCCTAGCTCACCATTAGTGAAATCCTCAAAGCATTCCAAATTAGAACCACCACATTCTAAATCAAGATCTTCTCGTAAAACTACACAGACATTAGTCAAAGACCAGAATGGAAAAGAGGATTTTTCTAGTCAGACAAGATTTGATGTAAATGCTGACAATCAAGTGCCAAGATCTCCAGGTGATGGTCAGCATAACGGTGTTGTATGGACAAACAAGAAACCCCCAGGTGGAGATAACTCCAGTGTTACTCATAACGAGGacagaaagaaaaagaaag aagCTGTAGAACCCACTATGACTGTGGATCAGATGCTGGACAGAGTACGAGCCGGGGATTACCTCTCTAGACCTGACTGGGAAGATAAATACACATCTATGGCATCTAAACCCAAGGCCTCTCCTGCTTCTCCACGACAACCTACA TCTCGTGAGGACAGAATCAAGGAGAGACTGAGGTCCATAGGTGACCTGGAACACCGATACGATGACCTCAATACAGAAAAACGACAA CTTGAATCAGCTCTAAGTCGGTTACCTTCTCATGGTAAAAGTAGGAAAAAGAAG GAGGAAATAGAGGATAACCTTGACCGAGTGGAGCGGGAACTGGGATCAGTGAGAATGTCACTGAAACGGTACAATGTTCTCAAGTCTACTATATAA
- the LOC117332321 gene encoding dentin sialophosphoprotein-like, producing MEGEGDGTVQTEDGHMRMEGADGGSGPTYTISKEDGTAHGTEGNTTPSPEEGVQINDEESVASTETTLTTKADREVRELMKSVIDSSESIEDQSSFTQDGSEATEIHIPDLDISFDQSETGSVILGQNINQSENDSVIEGVVGQSENCGLEIESVDQSDNGSVVETVPIISQGANRISVNNESDSQEDELDSTSTNFADNPEDNNYKFPTSDQSDSSPRDNSNPEEYGQLIHKESVSPVLITSQPDGTVSPRLQVQDGNISQEKSLQEKSEDGNIFPAFPEEEVSKDGTLSDVQLHEMSEKGSPLSLQSQQQGQVGQDDQQSLNSVSSTQLEEYDSMNSFNQYTEQKNEDQVSPETDEGQSSDGNTQPDMTANLYITSETKDGDDDQAGDIEERRKEESKEVADESEEEDSSQFAQLIVQHVLGHAVSSFNESDTSLHDDTTDAGSQISLPTDVGVKPTIDNSVPQYHQATNIHGDIKATINGGTSPPMYQATGTEDRSLDQSGGQQITRSLADFQIDNSTYLEDSSGGSGLELLKRSNITLDSEMENETFDISMVSGESTQTDNPEGIVICGKGTQKYTVEDTMSDTDCCGPHSKLAPLAAYPEFPENYGNYKVCRTVGPNEKECLILETGENVTCKKNSKIPKTFSVRQTDKGNGKEFVSQPLNADQSSHSSHSSMLSDSSRNHKSFPEKGSVPVYTSIPREEEEVNKHPMFTEV from the exons ATGGAAGGAGAAGGTGATGGTACAGTTCAGACAGAGGATGGCCATATGAGGATGGAAGGGGCTGATGGTGGGTCAGGTCCTACGTATACCATCTCTAAGGAAGATGGCACAGCACATGGCACAGAAGGCAACACTACACCATCTCCAGAGGAAGGTGTCCAGATAAATGATGAAGAGTCAGTAGCTTCCACCGAGACAACCCTGACTACAAAGGCAGACAGGGAAGTAAGAGAGTTGATGAAATCTGTTATTGACTCTTCTGAATCCATTGAGGACCAGTCAAGCTTCACTCAGGATGGTAGTGAGGCAACAGAGATACACATACCAGATCTGGATATTAGCTTTGACCAGTCAGAAACTGGTTCTGTTATTTTGGGACAAAACATTAACCAATCAGAGAATGATTCAGTCATTGAAGGTGTTGTAGGTCAATCAGAAAATTGTGGGTTAGAGATAGAAAGTGTTGATCAATCAGATAATGGGTCTGTTGTGGAAACAGTACCAATCATTTCACAGGGAGCCAACCGTATCAGTGTCAACAATGAATCTGATTCTCAGGAAGATGAATTAGATTCTACAAGTACAAACTTTGCTGATAATCCAGAAGACAATAATTATAAGTTTCCAACTTCAGACCAGTCAGATTCAAGTCCCAGAGATAACAGTAATCCAGAAGAGTATGGTCAGTTGATTCATAAAGAATCTGTGTCACCTGTATTAATTACATCACAACCTGATGGTACTGTTTCTCCCAGGTTACAGGTTCAAGATGGCAACATCTCTCAAGAAAAATCCTTGCAAGAGAAATCTGAAGATGGTAATATTTTCCCGGCTTTTCCTGAGGAAGAGGTGTCAAAAGACGGTACATTGTCTGATGTTCAGTTACATGAGATGTCGGAAAAAGGATCACCATTAAGTTTACAGTCACAGCAACAAGGCCAAGTTGGACAAGATGATCAACAGAGTCTGAATTCTGTGTCAAGCACACAACTAGAGGAATATGATAGTATGAACTCTTTTAACCAATACACGGAGCAGAAAAATGAGGACCAAGTAAGTCCAGAGACAGATGAAGGTCAATCTTCAGATGGAAATACCCAACCAGACATGACAGCCAATTTGTATATTACTAGTGAAACCAAAGATGGTGATGATGACCAAGCTGGTGACATTGAGGAAAGAAGAAAGGAAGAAAGCAAAGAAGTGGCCGATGAATCTGAAGAAGAGGATTCTAGTCAGTTTGCTCAGCTAATTGTTCAACATGTTCTAGGCCATGCAGTATCCTCTTTCAATGAAAGTGACACTTCACTTCATGATGATACAACCGATGCTGGTTCACAGATATCTTTGCCTACAGATGTAGGTGTAAAACCCACAATTGATAACAGTGTGCCCCAGTATCATCAAGCTACTAATATACACGGAGACATCAAAGCTACAATTAATGGTGGGACATCACCCCCAATGTATCAGGCTACAGGTACAGAGGACAGGTCACTGGACCAGAGTGGTGGGCAACAAATTACCAGGAGTCTTGCAGACTTTCAGATCGATAATAGTACATACCTGGAAGATTCATCAGGAGGTAGTGGGTTGGAACTTCTTAAAAGATCTAATATTACTTTGGATTCAGAGATggaaaatgaaacatttgataTTTCCATGGTTTCTGGTGAAAGTACCCAGACAGACAACCCAGAAGGCATTGTTATTTGTGGGAAGGGAACTCAGAAGTATACTGTTGAGGATACAATGTCCGACACAGATTGTTGTGGACCACACAGCAAGTTAGCTCCCTTGGCAGCATATCCTGAATTTCCTGAAAACTATGGTAATTATAAAGTGTGTAGAACGGTGGGACCAAATGAAAAAGAGTGTTTAATTTTGGAAACAGGGGAAAATGTCACCTGTAAGAAGAACAGCAAAATTCCAAAAACTTTCAGTGTTAGACAAACGGATAAAGGTAATGGTAAGGAATTTGTGTCGCAGCCTCTGAATGCTGACCAGTCCTCTCACAGTTCTCATAGCTCAATGCTTTCTGATAGCTCCAGAAATCATAAATCTTTCCCTGAAAAAGGCAGTGTCCCTGTGTACACTTCTATACCTAGAGAGGAAGAGGAAGTGAACAAACATCCA ATGTTTACAGAGGTCTGA